The proteins below come from a single Aegilops tauschii subsp. strangulata cultivar AL8/78 chromosome 6, Aet v6.0, whole genome shotgun sequence genomic window:
- the LOC109740080 gene encoding cysteine synthase isoform X1, which translates to MEPQEGRKGIPSLLSSQGECIATNITQLIGWTPLIELRNIAEKDGIGARLIGKIEPYQPLSSVKDRSALRLIEDAEEKGLITPGITTLLGVTSGNLGIGVAFIAAQKGYKFIALMPAKLSLDKQILMRYLGVEVVLVGKDLRYHDPHITCQMVTCLSPADAVQHGFKALLDRVEQMKKDVEDVYVLDQFTNPANPDAHFRWTDGEPAFHNILGIGPGFVPEILDRSQIDEIVTVTTQEAMDMARRLAREEGLLVGISSGANAAACLKVASREENRGKMIVTMFSSGAERYLNSELFAQVKEECVNINMTF; encoded by the exons ATGGAACCGCAGGAAGGAAGGAAAGGAATACCATCTCTGCTGTCCTCACAGGGGGAGTGCATCGCCACCAACATCACGCAG CTCATTGGTTGGACACCACTGATAGAACTGAGAAACATCGCTGAGAAAGATGGCATAGGTGCTCGGCTGATTGGGAAGATTGAGCCATACCAACCCCTTTCCTCTGTGAAGGACCGGAGTGCTCTCAG ATTGATTGAAGATGCAGAGGAGAAAGGCTTGATCACACCTGGCATCACAACGCTGCTGGGGGTCACGAGTGGTAATCTCGGCATCGGCGTGGCGTTCATTGCTGCTCAGAAAGGATACAAGTTCATCGCCCTCATGCCTGCTAAACTCTCGCTTGATAAGCAGATACTGATGCGATACCTTGGCGTAGAAGTGGTATTAGTTGGTAAGGACCTGAGGTACCATGACCCTCATATCACGTGCCAGATGGTAACATGCTTGTCTCCTGCAGATGCTGTACAGCATGGATTCAAAGCTTTACTTGATAGGGTAGAACAGATGAAGAAGGATGTGGAAGATGTGTATGTTCTAGATCAATTCACCAATCCTGCAAATCCCGATGCCCACTTCAGATGGACAG ATGGCGAGCCAGCCTTCCACAACATCCTAGGAATAGGGCCAGGTTTTGTCCCAGAAATACTGGATAGATCCCAGATAGATGAAATTGTAACAGTAACTACTCAAGAAGCTATGGACATGGCTAGAAGGTTGGCAAGGGAAGAAGGGTTGCTTGTTGGCATATCTTCAGGCGCAAATGCAGCCGCCTGCTTAAAG GTTGCATCAAGAGAGGAGAACAGGGGAAAGATGATTGTGACAATGTTTTCCAGTGGTGCAGAGAGGTATCTGAATTCAGAGCTCTTTGCGCAGGTGAAGGAAGAGTGCGTCAACATCAACATGACCTTCTGA
- the LOC109740080 gene encoding cysteine synthase isoform X2 — MEPQEGRKGIPSLLSSQGECIATNITQLIGWTPLIELRNIAEKDGIGARLIGKIEPYQPLSSVKDRSALRLIEDAEEKGLITPGITTLLGVTSGNLGIGVAFIAAQKGYKFIALMPAKLSLDKQILMRYLGVEVVLVDAVQHGFKALLDRVEQMKKDVEDVYVLDQFTNPANPDAHFRWTDGEPAFHNILGIGPGFVPEILDRSQIDEIVTVTTQEAMDMARRLAREEGLLVGISSGANAAACLKVASREENRGKMIVTMFSSGAERYLNSELFAQVKEECVNINMTF; from the exons ATGGAACCGCAGGAAGGAAGGAAAGGAATACCATCTCTGCTGTCCTCACAGGGGGAGTGCATCGCCACCAACATCACGCAG CTCATTGGTTGGACACCACTGATAGAACTGAGAAACATCGCTGAGAAAGATGGCATAGGTGCTCGGCTGATTGGGAAGATTGAGCCATACCAACCCCTTTCCTCTGTGAAGGACCGGAGTGCTCTCAG ATTGATTGAAGATGCAGAGGAGAAAGGCTTGATCACACCTGGCATCACAACGCTGCTGGGGGTCACGAGTGGTAATCTCGGCATCGGCGTGGCGTTCATTGCTGCTCAGAAAGGATACAAGTTCATCGCCCTCATGCCTGCTAAACTCTCGCTTGATAAGCAGATACTGATGCGATACCTTGGCGTAGAAGTGGTATTAGTTG ATGCTGTACAGCATGGATTCAAAGCTTTACTTGATAGGGTAGAACAGATGAAGAAGGATGTGGAAGATGTGTATGTTCTAGATCAATTCACCAATCCTGCAAATCCCGATGCCCACTTCAGATGGACAG ATGGCGAGCCAGCCTTCCACAACATCCTAGGAATAGGGCCAGGTTTTGTCCCAGAAATACTGGATAGATCCCAGATAGATGAAATTGTAACAGTAACTACTCAAGAAGCTATGGACATGGCTAGAAGGTTGGCAAGGGAAGAAGGGTTGCTTGTTGGCATATCTTCAGGCGCAAATGCAGCCGCCTGCTTAAAG GTTGCATCAAGAGAGGAGAACAGGGGAAAGATGATTGTGACAATGTTTTCCAGTGGTGCAGAGAGGTATCTGAATTCAGAGCTCTTTGCGCAGGTGAAGGAAGAGTGCGTCAACATCAACATGACCTTCTGA